In Thermoflexus hugenholtzii JAD2, the following proteins share a genomic window:
- a CDS encoding proline racemase family protein, with the protein MRAFESTTWSPPPDWQRFTTIDLHAEGEPLRVLATGLDPIPGSTILDKRRYAQQHLDGLRRALILEPRGHADMYGAIITEPASPDSDLGVLFMHNEGWSTMCGHGIIALVTCLLETRLRPSTFPSLDCERLAAKGELRIDAPAGQVIARATLAPDGQRVARVTFRNVPSFAYALDQVVDVPGLGRVRYDLAFGGAFYAYVDAAEIGLGLEAGDYRALIEAGMAIKRAVMATREIRHPFEPDLSFLYGTIISGPPRDPAHQARNVCIFAEGEVDRSPTGTGVSGRAALEYARGRLRPGQPFTIESILGTTFTVTIVDEVNFGGFPAVIPEVSGRAWITGRHEFVLAPDDPLRDGFLLR; encoded by the coding sequence ATGCGCGCTTTTGAAAGCACAACCTGGTCACCTCCTCCGGATTGGCAACGCTTCACCACCATCGATCTGCACGCCGAGGGCGAGCCGCTGCGCGTGCTGGCCACCGGCCTTGACCCGATCCCCGGCTCCACCATCCTCGATAAGCGCCGCTATGCCCAACAGCACCTGGACGGGCTGCGCCGCGCGCTGATCTTGGAGCCGCGTGGCCATGCCGATATGTATGGCGCGATCATCACCGAACCCGCCTCGCCCGATAGCGACCTGGGCGTGCTCTTTATGCACAACGAGGGCTGGAGCACCATGTGTGGCCACGGCATCATCGCCCTGGTCACCTGCTTGCTGGAAACGCGCTTGAGGCCGTCTACTTTCCCCAGCCTGGATTGTGAGCGCCTGGCGGCGAAAGGTGAGCTGCGCATCGATGCGCCGGCCGGCCAGGTCATCGCGCGAGCCACCTTAGCGCCTGACGGTCAGCGTGTGGCCCGCGTAACCTTCCGCAACGTGCCTTCGTTCGCTTACGCCCTCGACCAGGTGGTCGACGTGCCCGGCCTGGGCCGCGTGCGCTACGACCTCGCCTTCGGGGGCGCCTTCTACGCCTACGTGGACGCCGCTGAGATCGGATTGGGGCTGGAGGCCGGCGATTATCGCGCCTTGATCGAAGCCGGCATGGCCATCAAGCGGGCGGTGATGGCGACGCGGGAGATCCGCCATCCCTTCGAGCCGGATCTGAGCTTTCTATACGGCACGATCATCAGCGGACCGCCGCGCGACCCCGCTCATCAAGCCCGCAACGTATGCATCTTTGCGGAGGGCGAGGTGGATCGTTCGCCTACCGGCACGGGGGTGAGCGGGCGGGCAGCGCTGGAGTATGCGCGTGGACGCTTGCGGCCGGGTCAGCCTTTCACGATCGAGAGCATCCTGGGCACTACCTTCACCGTCACCATTGTGGACGAGGTGAACTTCGGTGGCTTCCCCGCGGTGATCCCCGAAGTCTCCGGGCGAGCCTGGATCACCGGCCGGCATGAGTTCGTGCTGGCACCTGATGATCCGCTGCGTGATGGATTCTTGCTGCGGTGA
- a CDS encoding ribonuclease H-like domain-containing protein, with translation MESLEARWRRLRGRPSEVKRPPSLPDSGIRLWEESLPLFAWHGDLPLEAWRTAPRGAVATLASHPDWLDIPAEGVLFLDTETTGLVGGAGTMIFLLGFARIEGEALVFRQLFLADPAAEPAFWQAFLGLTTGVQGLVTFNGRGFDLPLIEMRLNRYGLRWRGLDAPHWDLLPTARRLWRRRLPSRALMALEEAVLGLERSPDDVPGAEIPSRYWAYLQHRDPDLLEGVFRHNRQDVLSMVTLAARLAHLFENPERDPAVQGWDWVQLGQWYQESGRWEAAERAFRRALEEEVGDPELRRTAWHALGNLLRRMGRLEEAARVWQAWALEFPGEVWPAVRLARYYERTHRDPREAQRWARIALARIDAQGDPDRWASLRQSLARRLAQWRDPLWGVDPGRRPGLVE, from the coding sequence GTGGAATCCCTGGAAGCGCGCTGGCGGCGGCTTCGCGGCCGTCCCTCCGAAGTGAAAAGGCCTCCCAGCCTCCCCGACAGCGGGATCCGGCTGTGGGAGGAGTCCCTGCCGTTGTTCGCATGGCATGGGGACCTTCCCCTGGAGGCCTGGAGGACTGCCCCCCGGGGGGCGGTGGCCACCCTGGCCAGCCATCCGGACTGGCTGGACATCCCGGCGGAGGGCGTGCTCTTTCTGGACACGGAGACCACCGGTCTGGTGGGCGGGGCGGGGACGATGATCTTCCTCCTCGGCTTCGCCCGGATCGAAGGCGAGGCCCTGGTCTTCCGCCAGCTCTTCCTCGCGGATCCGGCGGCGGAGCCCGCCTTCTGGCAGGCGTTTCTCGGGTTGACCACTGGGGTTCAGGGCCTGGTGACCTTCAACGGTCGGGGCTTCGATCTTCCGCTGATCGAGATGCGCCTGAATCGCTATGGGCTCCGATGGAGGGGCCTGGATGCGCCGCACTGGGATTTGCTGCCGACCGCCCGTCGGCTCTGGCGGCGCCGGTTGCCTTCCCGCGCCTTGATGGCCCTGGAGGAGGCTGTCCTGGGGCTGGAACGCTCCCCGGATGACGTGCCGGGCGCCGAGATCCCTTCCCGTTATTGGGCCTACCTGCAACATCGTGATCCGGATCTGCTGGAGGGGGTGTTCCGCCACAACCGTCAGGACGTCCTCTCGATGGTGACCCTGGCCGCCCGCCTGGCCCATCTGTTCGAGAACCCGGAGCGGGATCCGGCGGTGCAGGGGTGGGACTGGGTGCAGCTGGGCCAGTGGTATCAGGAGAGCGGCCGCTGGGAGGCGGCGGAACGGGCCTTCCGGCGGGCTCTGGAGGAGGAGGTCGGGGATCCAGAGCTGCGGCGGACTGCGTGGCACGCCCTGGGGAACCTGTTGCGCCGGATGGGCCGCCTGGAGGAGGCGGCCCGGGTCTGGCAGGCATGGGCCCTGGAGTTCCCCGGGGAGGTGTGGCCGGCGGTCCGGCTGGCCCGTTACTACGAGCGGACCCATCGGGATCCGCGGGAGGCCCAGCGCTGGGCGCGCATCGCCCTGGCCCGCATCGATGCCCAGGGTGACCCTGACCGCTGGGCCTCCCTCCGGCAAAGCCTCGCTCGCCGCCTCGCTCAATGGCGGGACCCTCTATGGGGCGTGGATCCCGGAAGGCGTCCGGGGTTGGTGGAATAA
- the serS gene encoding serine--tRNA ligase, with the protein MLDIERIRRNPEEIREALRHRGESPERVDRFLELDEAYRAMLQEVERLRAVRNQVSREIAKMPPGPEREARIAEMRALGERLTEAEARLRDLGARREELLLWFPNIPHPSVPVGPDESANRVVRVEGELPEFDFTPLPHWELGPRLGLIDFERGVKLAGSRFYVLWGLGARLERALISWLLDLHTQVHGYTEVYVPFVVKREALVGAGQLPKFEDNLYHDVEDDLWLVPTAEVPLTNLHRDEILEADQLPLYYVAYTPCFRRERMSAGRDVRGIKRGHQFDKVELYKFTTPETSYLELEKMVEDVVDTCRRLGLPTRVVEICTGDLGFAAAKTYDVEVYAAGCGEWLEVSSVSNTEDFQARRANLRYRPRPGARPRYVHTLNGSGLGLPRTVIAIMENYQQRDGSIVVPEVLRPYMGVEVLRGPKGSEGRAEDG; encoded by the coding sequence ATGCTGGACATCGAGCGCATCCGACGGAACCCGGAGGAGATCCGGGAGGCGCTGCGTCATCGGGGGGAGTCGCCGGAGCGGGTGGATCGCTTCCTGGAGCTGGACGAAGCCTATCGGGCGATGCTGCAGGAGGTGGAGCGGCTGCGGGCGGTGCGCAACCAGGTCTCCCGGGAGATCGCCAAGATGCCTCCCGGACCCGAGCGAGAAGCCCGCATCGCCGAGATGCGGGCGTTGGGGGAGCGCCTGACGGAAGCCGAGGCCCGGCTGCGGGATCTGGGGGCCCGGCGAGAGGAGCTGTTGCTCTGGTTCCCCAACATCCCCCATCCCAGCGTCCCGGTGGGCCCCGACGAATCCGCCAACCGGGTGGTGCGGGTGGAGGGGGAGCTCCCGGAGTTCGACTTCACTCCGCTGCCGCACTGGGAGCTGGGGCCTCGCCTGGGCCTCATCGACTTCGAGCGCGGGGTCAAGCTGGCGGGCAGCCGGTTCTACGTGCTGTGGGGGCTGGGCGCCCGCCTGGAGCGCGCCCTGATCAGCTGGCTCCTGGACCTCCACACCCAGGTCCATGGCTACACGGAGGTCTATGTCCCCTTCGTGGTCAAGCGCGAGGCCCTGGTGGGCGCCGGGCAGCTTCCCAAATTCGAGGACAATCTCTACCACGATGTGGAGGATGACCTCTGGCTGGTCCCCACGGCAGAGGTCCCGCTCACCAACCTGCATCGGGATGAGATCCTGGAGGCCGACCAGCTGCCCCTTTACTACGTGGCCTACACGCCCTGCTTCCGCCGAGAGCGGATGTCGGCCGGGCGGGATGTGCGGGGGATCAAGCGCGGGCATCAGTTCGACAAGGTGGAGCTTTACAAGTTCACCACGCCGGAGACCTCCTATCTGGAGCTGGAGAAGATGGTGGAGGACGTGGTGGACACGTGCCGGCGCCTGGGGCTGCCCACCCGGGTGGTGGAGATTTGCACCGGCGATCTGGGGTTCGCCGCAGCGAAGACCTACGACGTGGAGGTCTACGCCGCCGGGTGCGGGGAGTGGCTGGAGGTGAGCTCGGTGAGCAACACCGAGGACTTCCAGGCCCGGCGGGCCAACCTCCGCTACCGTCCCCGTCCCGGGGCTCGGCCCCGCTACGTGCACACCCTCAACGGCTCCGGGCTGGGCCTGCCCCGCACGGTGATCGCCATCATGGAGAACTACCAGCAGCGGGACGGCAGCATCGTCGTCCCGGAGGTCCTCCGGCCGTATATGGGCGTGGAAGTGCTGCGCGGCCCGAAGGGAAGCGAGGGAAGGGCCGAGGATGGTTGA
- a CDS encoding DUF4870 domain-containing protein produces the protein MLVNPRKASAEEAGDQDRLMALLAYIIGIIVPLIILLTDMKNRPFQRYHAVQALVAQVALMVIFFALGLIPIIGCIAPLLGLAAFALFIYYAIQAYQGYYFEIPVVTAFARQQGWIV, from the coding sequence ATGTTGGTCAATCCTCGAAAGGCGTCGGCGGAGGAGGCGGGGGATCAGGATCGTTTGATGGCCCTGCTGGCTTACATCATCGGGATCATCGTCCCTCTGATCATCCTGCTCACGGACATGAAGAATCGTCCCTTCCAGCGGTATCACGCCGTTCAGGCCTTGGTGGCCCAGGTGGCCCTGATGGTGATCTTCTTCGCCCTAGGGCTGATCCCCATCATTGGCTGCATCGCGCCCCTGCTCGGCTTGGCCGCCTTCGCGCTCTTCATCTATTACGCGATCCAGGCCTACCAGGGCTATTACTTCGAGATCCCGGTGGTGACCGCCTTCGCCCGCCAGCAGGGATGGATCGTCTGA
- a CDS encoding Rab family GTPase: MAEPGGRILVVIREAEPLGLADLLEALSPEWEVLACSPEEADSLALPEGSLAAVLVAAEEMSEAWAAQWKQRPRPPLVIRVSPQAARAEPIPEGPWDWILPASFPWPRLRELLSDRPMDSKPAVPVRKVLLAGEATVGKTSLVHCYLHGAFEPRRRMTVGVDIHVCPVEVEGMAVRLVVWDVGGQRRFAAFRDLFYRGAAAGALVFDLSNRLSFYQLIRWWQELRAHAGSIPLLLVGNKADLPREVSRGEAEALARAWGTPYVETSCVTGIGVAELFRTLAGVALRATRPEPE; encoded by the coding sequence ATGGCGGAACCCGGCGGTCGGATCCTGGTGGTGATCCGGGAGGCGGAACCCCTCGGGCTGGCAGACCTCCTGGAGGCCCTGTCGCCGGAGTGGGAGGTGCTGGCCTGCTCCCCTGAGGAGGCGGACTCCCTCGCCCTCCCCGAAGGCTCCCTCGCCGCTGTCCTGGTTGCCGCGGAGGAGATGTCGGAGGCATGGGCGGCTCAGTGGAAGCAGCGCCCAAGGCCCCCGTTGGTGATCCGGGTGAGCCCTCAAGCGGCCCGGGCGGAACCGATCCCGGAAGGGCCGTGGGACTGGATCCTCCCCGCTTCGTTCCCATGGCCCCGGCTCCGGGAGCTGCTCTCGGACCGACCGATGGATTCAAAGCCGGCGGTTCCGGTGCGCAAGGTGCTGCTGGCCGGCGAGGCCACCGTCGGCAAGACCTCGTTGGTCCACTGCTACCTGCACGGGGCCTTCGAGCCCCGCCGCCGGATGACCGTGGGGGTGGACATCCACGTGTGCCCGGTGGAGGTGGAGGGGATGGCGGTCCGGCTGGTGGTCTGGGATGTGGGGGGGCAGCGGCGCTTCGCGGCGTTTCGGGATCTCTTCTATCGGGGCGCAGCGGCCGGCGCGCTGGTGTTCGATCTGAGCAACCGCCTTTCGTTCTATCAGCTGATCCGCTGGTGGCAGGAGCTCCGTGCCCATGCGGGGTCCATCCCGCTGCTCCTGGTGGGGAACAAAGCGGATCTGCCGCGGGAGGTCTCCCGCGGGGAGGCCGAGGCCCTGGCCCGGGCCTGGGGCACCCCCTACGTGGAGACCTCGTGTGTAACCGGGATCGGGGTGGCGGAGCTCTTCCGAACCCTGGCCGGCGTCGCCCTGCGCGCCACCCGCCCTGAACCCGAATAG
- a CDS encoding roadblock/LC7 domain-containing protein, producing MGVEEALQEVNAIPGVEGGILFTEEGTILAHTLPERYALEALASAVRIAARTMEALETSRRRIQEVDLVFTGGRLILRRLPGGFLALCCARSVNLPLLNLALGPVVRSLTAALRERSERPAAPRRPRPAVPRVSPVIQDLVQEGRRLVEAARAQGITLRLLGSIGIAYHCPSALRYLPVPAFIGLELAGASRERRAVEAFLQDQGYEPFTRFNAFYGARRLHFRKPETGWPVDIFLDAYEMYHRLEFASVLTREEVTLPPAYLLLSRLQAVEAGEADLLEIAVLLLDHEVVEGEQAEAVDLRAIVALCADDWGWYRTVTMNIERAARVIAGWEAAERERVQRRLERLRQAIEAAPKSLGWQMRARLGEAVRWYQTPLRVEEGPRPDLAIG from the coding sequence ATGGGAGTGGAGGAGGCGTTGCAGGAGGTGAACGCCATCCCAGGCGTGGAGGGCGGGATCCTGTTCACGGAGGAGGGGACGATCCTGGCCCACACGCTCCCGGAGCGTTACGCCCTGGAGGCCCTGGCCTCTGCGGTGCGCATCGCCGCCCGGACCATGGAGGCCCTGGAGACCTCCCGACGGCGCATCCAGGAGGTTGATTTGGTGTTCACCGGAGGCCGTCTGATCCTCCGACGACTGCCCGGCGGCTTCCTGGCCCTCTGCTGCGCTCGTTCCGTGAACCTTCCGCTGTTGAACCTGGCCCTGGGCCCGGTGGTCCGCTCGCTGACCGCGGCGTTGAGGGAGCGCTCAGAGCGGCCGGCCGCTCCCCGCCGGCCTCGCCCTGCCGTCCCGCGGGTCTCCCCGGTGATCCAGGATCTGGTCCAGGAGGGCCGGCGTCTGGTGGAGGCCGCCCGAGCGCAGGGGATCACCCTGCGGCTGCTGGGGAGCATCGGCATCGCTTATCATTGTCCCTCTGCCCTCCGGTATCTGCCGGTCCCGGCTTTCATTGGGCTGGAGCTGGCGGGGGCCTCCCGCGAGCGGCGGGCCGTGGAGGCCTTCCTGCAGGATCAGGGGTATGAGCCCTTCACCCGGTTCAACGCCTTCTACGGCGCCCGACGCCTGCACTTTCGCAAGCCGGAGACCGGATGGCCGGTGGACATCTTCCTGGACGCTTACGAGATGTATCATCGCCTGGAGTTCGCCTCCGTTCTGACCCGGGAGGAGGTTACGCTGCCCCCGGCGTATCTCCTGCTCTCCCGTCTGCAGGCCGTGGAGGCTGGGGAGGCGGACCTCCTGGAGATCGCCGTCCTCCTGCTGGACCATGAGGTCGTGGAGGGGGAACAGGCGGAGGCGGTGGACCTGCGGGCCATCGTCGCCCTTTGCGCTGACGACTGGGGTTGGTATCGCACGGTCACAATGAACATTGAGCGGGCGGCCCGGGTCATCGCCGGCTGGGAGGCCGCGGAGCGGGAGCGGGTCCAGCGGCGGCTGGAGCGGCTCCGCCAGGCCATCGAGGCGGCCCCCAAGAGCCTGGGCTGGCAGATGCGGGCCCGCCTGGGGGAGGCGGTGCGCTGGTATCAGACGCCCCTCCGAGTGGAGGAGGGGCCACGGCCGGATCTGGCCATAGGATGA
- a CDS encoding DUF4388 domain-containing protein encodes MATTGSLREIPLAALIETGCRSRAAARLRLRHGDLEGELYFSDGELVHAVCGELKGEPALWRLLRWTDGQFTLEDEVRSPERTLYRPWQDLLLEGMQRAAAPEPTGPRSLPSGELVSRLKTIEGVLGVVVAGPDGVVLAADVPEGKGEAEGALTVYLAAAAETLARFLPMGAFEHAVVSEPQRRLLIFRHPPLIVGLALSPQASPALVLAELPGRLS; translated from the coding sequence ATGGCGACCACGGGGAGCCTGCGGGAGATCCCGCTGGCCGCGCTGATCGAAACCGGGTGTCGCTCCCGGGCCGCGGCCCGGCTCCGGCTCCGCCACGGGGATCTGGAGGGCGAGCTCTACTTCTCCGACGGCGAGCTCGTCCACGCGGTGTGCGGGGAGCTGAAAGGGGAGCCGGCGTTGTGGAGATTGCTGCGCTGGACCGACGGGCAGTTCACCCTCGAAGATGAAGTCCGCAGCCCCGAGCGAACCCTCTACCGCCCCTGGCAGGATCTGCTCCTGGAAGGGATGCAGCGAGCCGCCGCTCCGGAGCCCACAGGCCCGCGTTCGCTCCCCTCGGGGGAGCTGGTCTCCCGTTTGAAGACCATCGAGGGTGTCTTGGGGGTGGTGGTGGCCGGCCCGGATGGCGTGGTGCTGGCCGCGGACGTCCCGGAAGGGAAAGGGGAGGCAGAAGGCGCCCTCACGGTCTACCTGGCTGCCGCGGCCGAAACCCTGGCCAGGTTCCTCCCGATGGGGGCCTTCGAGCACGCGGTGGTCTCCGAACCCCAGCGCCGGTTGCTGATCTTCCGCCATCCCCCTCTCATCGTCGGCCTGGCGCTCTCCCCCCAGGCCTCCCCGGCGCTGGTGCTCGCCGAGCTCCCCGGCCGGCTCTCGTGA
- a CDS encoding glycosyltransferase family 4 protein, translated as MSFPLAALSVFLLALGLSTGASPLAERLGHRLGMIDRPGGRRRHRGEIPRSGGLALWLAFTLTVLFAQLLPIPRFDPKEVIRLTGLLLGGTLSLILGLIDDRRELPPGPQFLGQALIALLALPFLIFIEYVNNPLTGRPLYFPPPVVVLLTVFWLMGMMNTVNWLDGVDGLAGGVVAIVAAVLFLHAGYRLDPPQHSVALLPAALAGACLGFLLFNRPPARLFLGSSGALFLGYVLGVLAIIGGAKVATVVMAMALPIADVAWLIAYRWRRGRRPTQGGRDHLHFRLLDAGWSPGRILFTYYGFAAVAGGIALLIPSALYKALALLVLAGVLLWVLRQAPPETPV; from the coding sequence ATGTCGTTTCCCTTGGCGGCCCTCAGCGTGTTTCTGTTGGCCCTGGGGCTCTCCACCGGAGCCTCCCCACTGGCGGAGCGCCTGGGCCACCGCCTGGGGATGATCGACCGCCCGGGTGGACGCCGACGCCATCGTGGGGAGATCCCCCGGTCCGGAGGCCTGGCGCTTTGGCTGGCCTTTACCCTAACTGTCCTCTTCGCCCAGCTGTTGCCGATCCCCCGTTTCGATCCGAAAGAGGTCATCCGCCTGACCGGGCTGCTGCTAGGAGGGACCCTGAGCCTGATCCTGGGGCTGATCGACGACCGCCGGGAGCTCCCCCCGGGGCCCCAGTTCCTCGGCCAGGCCCTCATCGCCCTGCTGGCCCTTCCCTTCCTCATCTTCATCGAATATGTGAACAATCCCCTGACCGGCCGGCCGCTTTATTTCCCGCCTCCGGTGGTGGTGCTGCTCACAGTCTTCTGGCTGATGGGGATGATGAACACGGTGAACTGGCTGGACGGGGTGGACGGGCTGGCCGGGGGGGTGGTGGCCATCGTGGCGGCGGTGCTCTTCCTGCACGCCGGATACCGGCTGGACCCGCCCCAGCACAGCGTGGCGCTCCTGCCCGCCGCCCTGGCGGGTGCCTGCCTGGGGTTCCTCCTCTTCAACCGGCCGCCCGCCCGCCTGTTCCTGGGGTCCTCCGGCGCCCTCTTCCTGGGCTACGTCCTGGGGGTCCTGGCCATCATCGGGGGGGCGAAGGTGGCCACTGTGGTGATGGCGATGGCCCTGCCCATCGCGGATGTGGCCTGGCTGATCGCTTACCGGTGGCGCCGAGGGCGACGGCCCACCCAGGGCGGACGGGATCACCTGCACTTCCGCCTGTTGGACGCCGGATGGTCCCCCGGGCGCATCCTCTTTACTTACTACGGCTTCGCCGCCGTGGCCGGTGGGATCGCCCTGCTGATCCCCTCCGCCCTCTACAAGGCCCTGGCCCTTCTGGTGTTGGCGGGTGTCCTGCTGTGGGTCCTTCGTCAGGCTCCCCCGGAGACGCCGGTGTAA
- a CDS encoding zinc-dependent alcohol dehydrogenase family protein → MKTLAAVLYEMGRPAPYRESRPLSVEEVELEGPGPGEVLVEVAAAGLCHSDLSVIDGSRPRPMPMVLGHEAAGIVREVGPGVHEVRPGDHVVFSFVPMCGRCFYCAIGRPVLCENGNRANAAGTLLSGARRFRNAAGEPLHHHLGVSAFSRFTVAAQESLIRIDPEIPLEKAALFGCAVMTGVGAVVNTARVEPGMSVAVFGLGGVGLSVVMGAHLAGAYPIIAVDILPGKLELAQKAGATHLVNAREVDPVTAIRELTGGGVHYAFESVGSERVLIQAYQATRRGGTTITIGLPHPERMFSVPAVSIVGEERTIKGSYMGSAVPRRDLPRFLALHQAGRLPVDLLLSRVIGLEEINEGFDALARGEVVRQVVRLGAA, encoded by the coding sequence CTGGCGGCGGTCCTTTACGAGATGGGGCGGCCGGCGCCCTATCGCGAATCCCGACCGCTTTCCGTGGAGGAGGTGGAGCTGGAGGGGCCGGGGCCCGGGGAGGTGCTGGTGGAGGTGGCGGCCGCCGGCCTGTGCCATTCGGACCTTTCCGTGATCGATGGCTCCCGGCCGCGGCCTATGCCGATGGTCCTGGGCCACGAGGCCGCCGGGATCGTGCGGGAGGTCGGCCCGGGCGTCCATGAGGTGCGGCCGGGGGACCACGTGGTCTTCTCCTTCGTCCCCATGTGCGGCCGGTGCTTCTACTGCGCCATCGGCCGCCCCGTCCTGTGCGAGAACGGCAACCGGGCGAACGCGGCCGGAACGCTGCTCAGCGGAGCGCGGCGCTTCCGGAACGCCGCGGGAGAGCCCCTCCACCATCATCTGGGCGTCTCCGCCTTCTCCCGTTTCACCGTGGCCGCCCAGGAGTCTCTGATCCGCATCGATCCAGAGATCCCCCTGGAGAAGGCAGCCCTGTTCGGATGCGCGGTGATGACCGGGGTGGGAGCGGTGGTGAACACGGCGCGGGTGGAGCCCGGGATGAGCGTGGCGGTCTTCGGGCTGGGCGGCGTGGGCCTCAGCGTCGTGATGGGCGCTCACCTGGCCGGTGCCTATCCCATCATCGCGGTAGACATCCTCCCCGGGAAGCTGGAGCTGGCACAGAAGGCAGGAGCGACCCACCTCGTGAACGCGCGGGAGGTGGATCCGGTGACGGCCATCCGTGAGCTCACTGGGGGAGGGGTCCACTACGCCTTTGAGAGCGTTGGGAGCGAGCGGGTGCTGATCCAGGCCTACCAGGCCACCCGCCGGGGGGGCACTACGATCACCATTGGTCTCCCGCATCCCGAGCGCATGTTCAGCGTCCCAGCGGTGAGCATCGTGGGCGAGGAGCGAACCATCAAGGGCTCCTATATGGGCTCGGCGGTTCCCCGTCGGGATCTCCCGCGGTTCCTGGCCCTCCATCAGGCGGGCCGGCTCCCGGTGGACCTGCTCCTGAGCCGCGTCATCGGCCTGGAGGAGATCAATGAGGGGTTCGATGCCTTGGCCCGCGGCGAAGTGGTGCGCCAAGTGGTGCGGCTGGGGGCCGCGTAG